The Geotoga petraea DNA window TCTGTATATGAAGCAAAAATAAAAAGATCAGCTTGCTTATAAGCATCTATTACCTTTCCACGTGCTTGACCACCAGTGAATATAACCTTTTGTTGCAATCCTTCATTAACAACAGCTTCTTCGAGATTTTCTCTTTCGTTTCCATCACCAACAATAACAAATTTTACATTTTCTTCTTCTTCAACTACTTTTTTGAAAACGTCTTTTATTAAAAAATCAATATTTTTTTCCTTTGCTATACGACCAACAAAAAGCAATATTTTATCTTCTTCATGTATATTATATTCTTTTCGTAAATCCCATTTTATAGGTTTATCAAAAGAATACATATCGATTCCCGTTGGTATAACTACTATGTGGTCTTGAGGTACTCCGTAATCTATTAAGACTTCCTTTATATTATTAGTTGGAACTATAACCTTATCAAGCTTCATACACCAGTTTTTAATTAGCTTTTTAGATTGTTCTAATGACGGTCTAATAATTAAAGGGGCATAATGCCTATAATATTCATACATTGTGTGATGAGTTCCAACATGTTTAAGATTTAGATTAGAAGAAATCAACCTAGCCATAATTCCCATTGAAAAAGGAGCATGAGAATGAATAACATCCAAATTCAAATTTCTTATTTTAAACAATTGTTTTGAGAAAGGTAAAGCAAATCTCTGCTCTTTTTCTTTGAAATAAGTGACTGCTGGAAATTCGAATACATTTCTTTCCTCTCTTTTGTGATTACTATCGTATTCTGGAACAAAAACAAATACATTATGCCCAAGTCTCTCCATTTCATCTTTATATATTTTTACTGCCGTTGCAACACCATTTTTCTGAGGCACATAAGTATCTGAAAACATAGCTATATTCATTTTAATTCACCTTCTTTTAATAAAAGCATTGTTAATAAACAATAATAAACTTCCAAATATTATTTGCATATAATATGAAGAAAACCTCCACCCAAAAACAGCTGTAAGAGCTATTTTTGAATTCCCTGTAAGTGAACTTAGAAAAATATGGTAAGCTCCCTCCATTGAACCACTCGCACCTGGGGTTGGTAAGTAAAAGACTACCATATTTAAAATAGCCATACCTCCAAAAATTTTCCAATAAGATATGTTTAAATCAGGAGTAAAAACATCAACAAAATAATATAAAGAATAGGCTTGAACTATAAGTAAACCCACTCCTAATAATATATCTAATATCATAATGTATAACTTTTCATTCCATAAAAATCTAATACTTTTTTTCAATTCAACTATCCAATTTTCTAATTTCAAACTCCAATTTTTCTTTCTAAAAAATTTTATTTTTTCTAATAATCGAACTATTTTTATAATAATTCTGCTTCTTACAAAAAGAACAAGTATAAACAAAGTTACTATTAATGATGTTATTAATCCTAACTGGATTAGCCTTACAGAAATCCTCCCCCCTCTAAGGGAACTTATAATTGAATTATAAAAAAATATAGCAACAAAAAAATTAGTAAACATAGTTTCTAAAAACCTTGAAACCATAATATTCATTCCATGCTCATAATCAACGCCAAGTGATTCATTTAAATGCCATATTTGATAAGGTTGCCCACCTGCAGCTAAAGGAGTTACTGCGGTGAAAAAAAAGCCCATAACATTATTATAGGTCAAATCTAAAAAATTTGTTTTTATATTAAAGTTTGATATGATTATCTTCATTCTCAATGCATCAATCAAATATCCACTAGCAAAAATAGAAAAAGAAATAAAAATGTGTTTTATTTTTATATTTTTTATAATTTCTATTAAACTATTATTAGTTACACTACTGATAATAGAAAATATTCCAATACTTATTAAAACTGCAATAATGACATATAATAAATTTTTATTTATCTTTTTTATTTTTTATTCCCCCTTACTATTTAATTCTTTCTCATATATTTGTTTTAATTTCTCAAAAGCCTTTTTATCATCATATTGACGAAATAATTCATATGATTTTTCAACATTTTCGCTATATTCAATGGAATCGTTTTTTAATTTTTCAAAAATTCTAATAAAATCATCATTATTTTTCCCGTATAAATAAAAAGGAGAGAAAATCTTTTTATATACTTCTAAATCTCTTAATATAATTGGTAATCCACTACCAGCAGCTTCTATAATAACCAATCCAAAAGTTTCGTGTATTGATGGCAAGAAAAAAACATCTGACAATCTATAATAATCTATCATTTTTTCTCTCTCAATAGTTCCTGTAAATTTCAAATTACTAAGGTTAGAATTTATAATCTTATTCATTTTTTCATAACCTTCGGTAGCCTTTTTAAAAGGCATCCCCCCAACCCAAATAAATTTTTTATTTCTTTGCTCTTTTGCTAATTTATAAAAATCTTCAATCCCTTTTCTCGGTTGAATTTGACCTGAACCAATTATTATAAAATCATCTTTAGAA harbors:
- a CDS encoding lysylphosphatidylglycerol synthase transmembrane domain-containing protein, which codes for MKKINKNLLYVIIAVLISIGIFSIISSVTNNSLIEIIKNIKIKHIFISFSIFASGYLIDALRMKIIISNFNIKTNFLDLTYNNVMGFFFTAVTPLAAGGQPYQIWHLNESLGVDYEHGMNIMVSRFLETMFTNFFVAIFFYNSIISSLRGGRISVRLIQLGLITSLIVTLFILVLFVRSRIIIKIVRLLEKIKFFRKKNWSLKLENWIVELKKSIRFLWNEKLYIMILDILLGVGLLIVQAYSLYYFVDVFTPDLNISYWKIFGGMAILNMVVFYLPTPGASGSMEGAYHIFLSSLTGNSKIALTAVFGWRFSSYYMQIIFGSLLLFINNAFIKRR
- a CDS encoding glycosyltransferase encodes the protein MKINILSIAEKYPGQGVYSATKDHKFILKKYGNFDIFQNKIFGKYDIIHAHTVNIKTFFSLLFNRKKSVKIFSAHIVPNSLRGSLKFSFIWLPIFRIYLKMIYNMSDRVLAVSEETKNELINDLGIKEEKVVIFRNFVRRDMFYTEYSKKESMKNDLRKQYGYSKDDFIIIGSGQIQPRKGIEDFYKLAKEQRNKKFIWVGGMPFKKATEGYEKMNKIINSNLSNLKFTGTIEREKMIDYYRLSDVFFLPSIHETFGLVIIEAAGSGLPIILRDLEVYKKIFSPFYLYGKNNDDFIRIFEKLKNDSIEYSENVEKSYELFRQYDDKKAFEKLKQIYEKELNSKGE
- a CDS encoding glycosyltransferase, whose product is MNIAMFSDTYVPQKNGVATAVKIYKDEMERLGHNVFVFVPEYDSNHKREERNVFEFPAVTYFKEKEQRFALPFSKQLFKIRNLNLDVIHSHAPFSMGIMARLISSNLNLKHVGTHHTMYEYYRHYAPLIIRPSLEQSKKLIKNWCMKLDKVIVPTNNIKEVLIDYGVPQDHIVVIPTGIDMYSFDKPIKWDLRKEYNIHEEDKILLFVGRIAKEKNIDFLIKDVFKKVVEEEENVKFVIVGDGNERENLEEAVVNEGLQQKVIFTGGQARGKVIDAYKQADLFIFASYTETQGLVVLESLASGTPVIALGKMGVYDILSRKNTGGIMIPELVADDFIHNILRLLNNESEYNKLSSMGKTFVENNFSLTVNVEKLIEVYKNLI